In a single window of the Myxococcus guangdongensis genome:
- a CDS encoding PilZ domain-containing protein, which produces MSVPTQDVLIVHPNEGRRAALAEVLGVHRVVAVESQVEATRRMESTAPTLIIAPPENARRFLRHVDRAAPEAVRVFVCSQSDRQGLEELVETAAEGHVFNTLDDSLTVSELGRRLTSILQHRSSARVTPASTLSVRFRLHGVTYPAGCLDVGNFGAALRVPLTASIGAFIQGTALEDLVFERHGKAVLHVPRAFIRHAQQVHATQQPYLRLGITWGEGLDEPVTAPSSRMRDPVIVLALLRKAVRRETPIWLHYLDTPSSHFRLDAPVVELQDGRAVLRGFNDGAFPADVGDVLQLSFEVGGQSYSGATSVLRRGDNDVALSVPRSVGLQNRRGLQRFRLGPEHRFLVTFHAPINGERITRSVLDLSGRGFAFPFDASCEVLPAGSQLEVSLLLPDGSEVPCRAEVRSVDAVNTDSRFDRSLRPYRCGVRLLDVPTKIRDAIHDAFMASRSGASRDGGQEKLADIWKMMEESHYTFHPDYPFGGESGYLDALEHTHRRLAEAKDLGRSILYADAGAIMGHVGGLRMHSRSWLVQHLAVRPGYHRHEQIANDLTALAVEMGEAIEDVEFLRYMWRSDNRWPNRLGTWLARVMEHRGFSMLRAFHYMRLPLELAPQAPATMLTVREGTSEDRAWLEAHLRARGEVVRVLAEDLQAEPDAEDQMRARFAAAGLYRDRRMFVVDGEHGPLALALVEEASPGLSYIEVTNGFWLEVADRAHPLAKQALEALVHRCIAHARSRGRPSAVGLVADEDAPLLASMGFGDQGRFCEWIFHRSMVRRWCDLWRSLFERLSRPRRAAAQPSSSAEEPSCT; this is translated from the coding sequence ATGAGTGTCCCCACTCAGGACGTCCTGATTGTGCATCCGAACGAGGGCCGGCGCGCCGCGCTGGCCGAGGTCCTGGGCGTCCACCGGGTTGTCGCGGTGGAGTCCCAGGTGGAAGCCACGCGGCGCATGGAGTCCACGGCGCCCACCCTCATCATCGCTCCTCCAGAGAACGCGCGACGCTTCTTGAGACATGTCGACCGGGCAGCGCCCGAGGCCGTGCGCGTCTTCGTCTGTTCGCAGTCGGACCGCCAGGGGCTCGAGGAGCTGGTGGAGACCGCGGCCGAAGGGCACGTCTTCAATACGCTGGATGACAGCCTCACCGTGTCGGAGCTGGGCCGGCGGCTCACCAGCATCCTGCAGCACCGCTCCTCGGCGCGGGTGACGCCCGCCAGCACCCTGTCGGTGCGCTTCCGGCTCCACGGCGTGACGTACCCCGCCGGCTGCCTGGACGTGGGCAACTTCGGCGCCGCGCTGCGCGTGCCGCTCACCGCCTCCATCGGCGCGTTCATCCAGGGCACCGCGCTGGAGGACCTGGTCTTCGAGCGCCACGGCAAGGCGGTGCTCCACGTCCCGCGCGCGTTCATCCGCCACGCCCAGCAGGTCCACGCCACCCAGCAGCCCTATCTGCGGTTGGGCATCACCTGGGGCGAGGGCCTGGACGAGCCGGTGACGGCGCCGTCCTCGCGCATGCGGGACCCCGTCATCGTCCTGGCGCTCCTGCGCAAGGCGGTGCGCCGCGAGACCCCCATCTGGCTGCACTACCTGGACACCCCGTCGTCCCACTTCCGCCTGGACGCGCCCGTGGTGGAGCTGCAGGACGGGCGCGCGGTGCTGCGCGGCTTCAATGACGGCGCGTTCCCCGCGGACGTGGGGGACGTGCTGCAGCTCTCCTTCGAGGTGGGCGGACAGAGCTACTCGGGCGCCACCAGCGTGCTGCGCCGCGGCGACAACGACGTGGCGCTGAGCGTTCCGCGCTCGGTGGGGCTGCAGAACCGCCGCGGCCTGCAGCGCTTCCGGCTGGGGCCCGAGCACCGCTTCCTCGTCACGTTCCACGCGCCCATCAACGGCGAGCGCATCACCCGCTCGGTGCTGGACTTGAGCGGTCGCGGCTTCGCGTTCCCGTTCGACGCGTCCTGCGAGGTGCTGCCCGCCGGCTCCCAGCTGGAGGTGTCGCTCCTGCTGCCGGATGGCTCGGAGGTGCCGTGCCGCGCGGAGGTCCGCTCGGTGGACGCGGTCAACACCGACAGCCGGTTCGACCGCAGCCTGCGCCCGTACCGCTGCGGCGTGCGGCTGCTCGACGTGCCCACGAAGATTCGCGACGCCATCCACGACGCCTTCATGGCGTCGCGCAGCGGGGCCTCGCGCGATGGCGGCCAGGAGAAGCTGGCGGACATCTGGAAGATGATGGAGGAGTCCCACTACACCTTCCACCCGGACTACCCCTTCGGCGGCGAGTCGGGCTACCTGGACGCGCTGGAGCACACGCATCGGCGGCTCGCGGAGGCCAAGGACCTGGGCCGCTCCATCCTCTACGCGGACGCGGGCGCCATCATGGGCCACGTGGGGGGCTTGAGGATGCACTCGCGCTCGTGGCTGGTGCAGCACCTGGCGGTGCGGCCCGGCTACCACCGGCACGAGCAGATCGCCAACGACCTGACGGCGCTCGCGGTGGAGATGGGCGAGGCCATCGAGGACGTGGAGTTCCTGCGCTACATGTGGCGCAGCGACAACCGGTGGCCCAACCGGCTGGGCACGTGGCTGGCCCGCGTCATGGAGCACCGGGGCTTCAGCATGCTGCGGGCCTTCCACTACATGCGGCTGCCGTTGGAGCTGGCGCCCCAGGCCCCGGCGACGATGTTGACGGTGCGCGAGGGGACGTCCGAGGACCGCGCCTGGCTGGAGGCGCACCTTCGCGCCCGGGGCGAGGTGGTCCGCGTGCTGGCGGAGGACCTCCAGGCGGAGCCGGACGCGGAGGACCAGATGCGCGCGCGCTTCGCGGCCGCGGGGCTGTACCGCGACCGGCGCATGTTCGTCGTGGACGGGGAGCACGGCCCGCTGGCGCTGGCGCTGGTGGAGGAGGCGTCCCCGGGCCTGAGCTACATCGAGGTCACCAACGGCTTCTGGCTGGAGGTGGCGGACCGCGCGCACCCCTTGGCGAAGCAGGCGCTGGAGGCCCTGGTGCACCGGTGCATCGCCCACGCCCGCTCGCGCGGCCGGCCCTCCGCGGTGGGCCTGGTGGCGGACGAGGACGCGCCGCTGCTCGCGTCCATGGGCTTCGGGGACCAGGGGCGCTTCTGCGAGTGGATCTTCCACCGCTCCATGGTCCGCCGCTGGTGCGACCTGTGGCGCTCGCTCTTCGAGCGGCTCAGCCGCCCGCGCCGCGCCGCCGCCCAGCCGTCATCCTCCGCCGAGGAACCTTCATGTACTTGA
- a CDS encoding methyltransferase domain-containing protein, translating to MYLMESTEEGRRLLAQEGASDNMRTLLGSTGLVTGARALDAGCGPGGISETMADLVGPTGQVTGVDLNEDRLRDASLRNAHRPWLRFHQADIRRTGLPDASVDYVWSQYVFEYLPDRPVALAELMRVTRPGGKVVVSDIDGLGFQNWPFSDALRDGTQRIVDALATRGFDLHVGRKLFSEFREAGLVDVKVHLLPFYLVAGAADTRLMQDWEVRFAALAPVAAPAFGGMEPYQAHCRDFLAMLADPAGLKYAVTLVTEGTRP from the coding sequence ATGTACTTGATGGAGTCCACGGAAGAGGGCCGTCGGCTGCTCGCGCAGGAAGGCGCGTCCGACAACATGAGGACCCTCCTGGGCTCCACGGGGCTCGTCACCGGGGCGCGCGCGCTCGACGCGGGCTGCGGCCCCGGTGGCATCTCCGAGACGATGGCGGACCTGGTGGGGCCCACCGGCCAGGTGACGGGCGTGGACCTCAACGAGGACCGGCTGCGCGACGCCTCCCTGCGCAACGCCCACCGTCCCTGGCTGCGCTTCCATCAGGCGGACATCCGCCGCACCGGGTTGCCGGACGCGTCGGTGGACTACGTCTGGAGCCAGTACGTCTTCGAGTACCTGCCGGACCGGCCCGTGGCGCTCGCGGAGCTGATGCGCGTCACCCGCCCGGGCGGCAAGGTCGTGGTGTCGGACATCGACGGGCTGGGCTTCCAGAACTGGCCCTTCTCCGACGCGCTGCGTGACGGGACCCAGCGCATCGTCGACGCGCTGGCCACGCGGGGGTTCGACCTGCACGTCGGGCGCAAGCTCTTCTCGGAGTTCCGCGAGGCGGGGCTCGTGGACGTGAAGGTGCACCTGCTGCCGTTCTACCTGGTGGCCGGGGCCGCGGACACCCGGCTGATGCAGGACTGGGAGGTGCGCTTCGCCGCGCTGGCGCCCGTGGCCGCGCCCGCCTTCGGAGGGATGGAACCCTACCAGGCGCATTGCCGTGACTTCCTGGCCATGTTGGCGGACCCCGCCGGACTCAAGTATGCGGTGACCCTGGTAACGGAGGGAACCCGGCCTTGA
- a CDS encoding ATP-binding protein, which yields MSDSAPQREESQTPDNAPEVGTRATSTLLLYFEQRYGGERLHRIWERHGFGLPLEYMRTPTNFVSLRFLERVAAMLQQESGDPQFMRQAGLFTASPQALGFVFYMLRAVGSPRMCYRQTIEFSPSYNRVGHFTVERLERERLDLTYRSTIVEQDRNICELRMGQFASFPTIWGLAPAEVRELECQVHGAPACRYHLTWTDPPSLWGHHLGLVLGTVCGLAATAVGLGHPVFCVGALATAGFAVGGWLDGRRELKGKDEALRSQNQAIMGSLSELQQRYDEIFRANVALEDRVAERTQELKEANGKLGDALVRQQELDRLKSEFFDNVSHELRTPLTLILLTLESLERRGEENNPEVVMQHVATMERSAQRLLRLINNLLDLAQLESGKARLRYQPLELHAFLSTVLPPFLAMAERQGVWLKLEGQTVTPVEVDHERMDIVFQNLLSNALKFTQAGGVTVRVHEDDKDVWVDVVDTGQGISAPDTKVIFDRFAQADNSGTRRFGGTGIGLALVKETLELHEGGIHVTSELGQGSTFHVRLPKGRAHIREELRERRRSEMPVRRERRISGSYPSLDAGVPDNGRNPSALPARDHAGPGPDAPRVLVVEDDAEIRGFIAGLLKQHYRVMEAVNGEEGRQRALAERPELIVSDVMMPVLSGLQMLEALRSHSQTVDIPVILLTARQEVSAKVEALGTGANDYLGKPFSPRELLARIETQLRLREAAVRAAENERLAAIGLLTSGFAHEVRNPLNGLMNALTPLKEVLADNTPDAEMSRAMVEVMEECGQRIRHLAESLLSFTRTTDTPVMLSLDTLLDSTLGVLMWRVPSGVTVERAYECTLPVQGDPGSLNQVWLNLLDNALRAVGEHGRVRVATACQGDEAVVTISDNGVGIRQEDMERLFQPFFSTRAAGEGTGLGLALSRRIVVRHGGRIHLSSAPGKGTQVEVRLPLRPPGRSSSNGGPEGQPEPRVGRLG from the coding sequence TTGAGTGACAGTGCCCCACAACGGGAAGAGTCGCAGACGCCCGACAACGCTCCCGAGGTGGGGACCCGCGCCACCTCCACGCTGCTCTTGTACTTCGAGCAGCGCTATGGCGGTGAGCGGCTGCACCGCATCTGGGAGCGCCACGGCTTCGGGCTGCCGCTGGAGTACATGCGCACGCCGACGAACTTCGTCTCGCTGCGCTTCCTCGAGCGCGTGGCGGCGATGCTCCAGCAGGAGTCGGGGGACCCGCAGTTCATGCGGCAGGCGGGGTTGTTCACCGCCTCGCCCCAGGCGCTCGGCTTCGTGTTCTACATGCTGCGCGCGGTCGGCTCGCCGCGCATGTGCTACCGGCAGACGATTGAGTTCTCCCCCAGCTACAACCGCGTGGGCCACTTCACGGTGGAGCGCCTGGAGCGCGAGCGGTTGGACCTGACGTACCGCAGCACCATCGTCGAGCAGGACCGGAACATCTGCGAGCTGCGCATGGGGCAGTTCGCCTCGTTCCCCACCATCTGGGGCCTGGCGCCCGCGGAGGTGCGGGAGCTGGAGTGCCAGGTGCACGGCGCGCCCGCGTGCCGCTACCACCTGACGTGGACGGACCCGCCGTCGCTGTGGGGCCACCACCTGGGGCTGGTGCTGGGCACGGTGTGCGGCCTCGCCGCGACGGCGGTGGGGCTGGGCCACCCGGTGTTCTGCGTGGGGGCGCTCGCCACGGCGGGCTTCGCGGTGGGCGGCTGGCTGGACGGGCGGCGCGAGCTCAAGGGCAAGGACGAGGCGCTGCGCTCGCAGAACCAGGCCATCATGGGCTCGCTGTCGGAGCTGCAGCAGCGCTACGACGAAATCTTCCGCGCCAACGTGGCCCTCGAGGACCGCGTGGCCGAGCGCACCCAGGAGCTGAAGGAGGCCAACGGCAAGCTGGGGGACGCGCTGGTGCGCCAGCAGGAGCTGGACCGGCTCAAGAGCGAGTTCTTCGACAACGTCAGCCACGAGCTGCGCACGCCGCTCACGCTCATCCTGCTGACGCTCGAGTCGCTGGAGCGCCGGGGCGAGGAGAACAACCCGGAGGTGGTCATGCAGCACGTGGCCACCATGGAGCGCAGCGCCCAGCGCCTCCTGCGCCTCATCAACAACCTGCTGGACCTGGCCCAGCTCGAGTCGGGCAAGGCGCGCCTGCGCTACCAGCCCCTGGAGCTGCACGCGTTCCTGAGCACCGTGCTGCCGCCGTTCCTCGCCATGGCGGAGCGGCAGGGGGTGTGGCTGAAGCTGGAGGGCCAGACGGTGACGCCCGTGGAGGTGGACCACGAGCGCATGGACATCGTCTTCCAGAACCTCCTGTCCAACGCGCTGAAGTTCACCCAGGCGGGCGGGGTGACGGTGCGCGTGCACGAGGACGACAAGGACGTCTGGGTGGACGTGGTGGACACCGGCCAGGGCATCTCCGCCCCGGACACGAAGGTCATCTTCGACCGCTTCGCCCAGGCGGACAACAGCGGCACCCGACGCTTCGGCGGCACGGGCATCGGCCTGGCGCTGGTGAAGGAGACGCTGGAGCTGCACGAGGGCGGCATCCACGTGACGAGCGAGCTGGGCCAGGGCTCCACCTTCCACGTGCGCCTGCCCAAGGGCCGCGCCCACATCCGCGAGGAGCTGCGGGAGCGGCGCCGCTCGGAGATGCCGGTGCGGCGCGAGCGGCGCATCTCCGGCTCGTACCCTTCCCTGGACGCGGGCGTGCCGGACAACGGGCGCAACCCGTCGGCGCTGCCCGCCAGAGATCATGCCGGGCCGGGGCCGGACGCGCCCCGCGTCCTGGTGGTGGAGGACGACGCGGAGATTCGCGGCTTCATCGCGGGGCTGCTCAAGCAGCACTACCGCGTGATGGAGGCCGTCAACGGCGAGGAGGGCCGGCAGCGCGCCCTGGCCGAGCGGCCGGAGCTCATCGTGTCGGACGTGATGATGCCGGTGCTCTCGGGCCTGCAGATGCTCGAGGCCCTGCGCTCGCATTCCCAGACGGTGGACATCCCCGTCATCCTCCTCACCGCGCGGCAGGAGGTCTCCGCGAAGGTGGAGGCCCTGGGCACGGGCGCCAACGACTACCTGGGCAAGCCCTTCAGCCCGCGCGAGCTGCTGGCGCGAATCGAGACGCAGCTGCGCCTGCGCGAGGCGGCGGTGCGCGCCGCGGAGAACGAGCGGCTGGCGGCCATCGGCCTGCTCACCTCCGGCTTCGCGCACGAGGTGCGCAACCCGCTCAACGGGTTGATGAACGCGCTGACGCCGCTCAAGGAAGTGCTGGCGGACAACACGCCGGACGCGGAGATGAGCCGCGCCATGGTGGAGGTGATGGAGGAGTGCGGCCAGCGCATCCGCCACCTCGCCGAGTCGCTCCTGTCCTTCACCCGCACCACCGACACGCCGGTGATGCTGTCCCTGGACACGCTGCTGGACTCCACGCTGGGCGTGCTGATGTGGCGCGTCCCGTCGGGCGTGACGGTGGAGCGCGCCTACGAGTGCACGCTGCCGGTGCAGGGAGACCCGGGCTCGCTCAACCAGGTGTGGCTCAACCTGCTGGACAACGCGCTGCGCGCGGTGGGCGAGCACGGCCGGGTGCGCGTGGCCACCGCCTGCCAGGGCGACGAGGCCGTCGTCACCATCAGCGACAACGGCGTGGGCATCCGCCAGGAGGACATGGAGCGGCTGTTCCAGCCCTTCTTCTCCACCCGCGCGGCGGGGGAGGGCACGGGGCTGGGACTGGCCCTGAGCCGGCGCATCGTCGTGCGTCACGGCGGTCGCATCCACCTGAGCAGCGCGCCGGGCAAGGGCACCCAGGTGGAGGTGCGGCTGCCCCTGCGTCCGCCCGGGCGCTCCTCGTCGAACGGCGGCCCCGAGGGACAGCCCGAGCCCCGCGTGGGCCGGCTGGGCTGA
- a CDS encoding peptide MFS transporter produces MQGTVAAGAARQGHPRGLYLLFFTEMWERMSYYGMRGLLVLFLTSQVNGGFGWTKSEALSLYGTYTGLVYLTPIVGGFIADRFMGQRRAVVLGGVLMMIGHLVLALPSVMMFYVGLGFLIIGNGFFKPNISTMVGGLYAPGDGRRDGAFTIFYMGINVGAMLGNFICGTLGEKVGWHWGFGSAGVGMFLGLIAFLALQKKLLGEVGLAPVKPSAQAQVAQGGGEKKGFSREEVDRIIVIFIIALFVVAFWAGFEQAGGLMNLYTNEKVDRHLLFGEVPTTWFQNFNSLFIVALAPVFAGLWGWLAARGKDPSIPVKMGMGLVFLSIGFVFMLGASNQSEAAGKAAAYWVILAYLFHTMGELCLSPVGLSMVTKVAPQRIVSAMMGVWFLANAAANKLSGVIGGYSEKLGEFDVFLYISIGTGIAGLILLVVSPVLKKMMHGTDEVRPVSATHEQAQGGSSVAAA; encoded by the coding sequence ATGCAAGGAACCGTCGCCGCGGGCGCTGCCCGTCAGGGGCACCCGCGAGGGTTGTACCTCCTGTTCTTCACCGAAATGTGGGAGCGCATGTCGTATTACGGCATGCGCGGCCTGCTCGTCCTATTCCTCACGAGCCAGGTCAACGGGGGCTTCGGGTGGACCAAGAGCGAAGCGCTCAGCCTCTACGGTACGTACACGGGCCTGGTGTACCTGACGCCCATCGTCGGCGGCTTCATCGCGGACCGCTTCATGGGGCAGCGCCGGGCGGTGGTGCTCGGTGGCGTGTTGATGATGATAGGCCACCTGGTCCTCGCGCTCCCCAGCGTGATGATGTTCTACGTGGGCCTGGGCTTCCTCATCATCGGCAACGGCTTCTTCAAGCCGAACATCTCCACCATGGTGGGCGGGCTGTACGCGCCGGGTGATGGCCGTCGGGATGGTGCCTTCACCATCTTCTACATGGGCATCAACGTGGGCGCGATGCTCGGCAACTTCATCTGCGGCACGCTGGGTGAGAAGGTCGGCTGGCACTGGGGCTTCGGTTCCGCCGGCGTCGGCATGTTCCTGGGCCTGATCGCCTTCCTCGCGCTGCAGAAGAAGCTGTTGGGCGAAGTGGGCCTGGCCCCCGTGAAGCCCTCGGCGCAGGCGCAGGTGGCGCAGGGCGGCGGGGAGAAGAAGGGCTTCAGCCGCGAGGAGGTCGACCGCATCATCGTCATCTTCATCATCGCCCTCTTCGTCGTCGCCTTCTGGGCGGGCTTCGAGCAGGCCGGCGGTCTGATGAACCTCTACACGAACGAGAAGGTGGACCGTCACCTGCTGTTCGGCGAGGTCCCCACCACCTGGTTCCAGAACTTCAACTCGCTCTTCATCGTCGCCCTGGCGCCGGTGTTCGCGGGGCTGTGGGGGTGGTTGGCCGCGCGCGGCAAGGACCCGAGCATCCCGGTGAAGATGGGCATGGGCCTGGTGTTCCTCTCCATCGGCTTCGTCTTCATGCTGGGCGCCTCCAACCAGAGCGAGGCGGCGGGCAAGGCGGCCGCGTACTGGGTCATCCTGGCGTACCTGTTCCACACCATGGGCGAGCTGTGCCTGTCACCGGTGGGTCTCTCCATGGTGACCAAGGTGGCGCCCCAGCGCATCGTCTCCGCGATGATGGGCGTGTGGTTCCTGGCGAACGCGGCGGCCAACAAGCTCTCCGGCGTCATCGGCGGCTACTCGGAGAAGCTGGGCGAGTTCGACGTGTTCCTCTACATCTCCATCGGCACGGGCATCGCCGGCCTCATCCTGCTGGTCGTCTCGCCCGTCCTGAAGAAGATGATGCACGGCACCGACGAGGTGCGGCCCGTCTCCGCCACCCACGAGCAGGCCCAGGGCGGCTCCTCGGTGGCCGCGGCCTGA